The Christiangramia flava JLT2011 region AACCGCTTTTACTGAGCACATTGCGGCGATGTGTTTTCACGGTATGCGGGGAAAGATTCAGCTCCTCGGCGATCTGTTCGGCGTTCAGGCCACGGGAAAATCGAATCACAATCTGCTTTTCTCTTTCGGTGATCATTTCAGAAAAATCAGCAGCGCCGTGGTTATCCATTTCAAAACTGCCTTTGGTCGTGTCGATATTGAAATAGCTTTTTCCGCCAGTCATATGAATAAAGGAAACCGAGTTGGTGCTACCCACCTTTAAATGGGTTACATCGGTATGAATGCAAAAAACATTTTCAGGAGTGCCATTTTCAGCAACACTTAACGGAAAAGCCTGGTACAGCATGGTTCGCAACTGCCCGGAAGCATCGTTCATGCGGTAAGAAAAAATGTTTTTGTAGTTCATTACTTCCTCCTTCGGAAGAAATCTCGTGTAAAAATCGCTCACCACCTTGCTTTTATGGCTAATAACTACCAGTTCTTCCGGTACTACGCTGAGCAAAAGGTCCTGAAGCGTCAGGTCTTTAATATCCTTTTTTACGAATTGGCTAACGGAATCTGACACATATTCCAGCGCGAAATTGTGCATGTTCACGATGTACATATAAGAATTCCCGAGCGCGAAGATGGAAGCAAAACGTTTAAATTCGTCGGAAACTTCAAAAGGCCGGTATTCTCCAATCTTTTTGGAATAGACCTTTTGCCAGTAATCTGCAATTTCCTTTTGGTAATTTTCCATTGTTTACAACCGATTCGGGCTTTAAATATAGAAATTATCCCAATTTTAAGGAAAAAAGTGGGTGCAAATTATGGCTTTGCAATCTTATAAAACAACAATAAAAAAGCCTCCGGAAATGAATCCTGAAGGCTTTTATTCAAAAAATTTCTTATCGGCATCGAGCGTGGTCTCCGCATAAACGTTCTATACCCCAACAAAACATTATTAGAAGTTAGCCCCTACTCAAACTTCTTTTTGGAGCACGTCAATAACTAAAAATCAATTATTTGAGATCGCTAAGATAAAACGAGGAAGCGGGTTTGGAAATACCACTTTAATGGTAATTTGTATTTTTTCAAATGAAAACTGTGCTCGACTACACAACTTATGCAATACGGTTGCAAAAGAAATTGCCTATTTTCGCCGTATGAAATTATTGGCAATACTTTTATCAATTTACCTCGTTGGGCTTAGTTTGATGCCTTGTGAAGACAGTATTGCCACCAATGATCAGACTCCTGAAATACACCAGGTAGATGGCCAGGATCACTCTTCATCTCAACCAGACGATTGCACACCATTTTGCCAGTGTCATTGCTGCCATGTTCATATCACCCAGGCGCAACCACAGGAATTATCCCTCGCCACAACTGAAATTTCCAGAAAAATCCCGGAAAAAAATTACCGTTTAGGCGATGATCTGCCTCGCGCCTTTTTCCAGCCACCCCGTGTTTAATTCTATTTAAATCTTGAAATGATGCCACTTCCACGGAAGCGTGCATCAAATTTTTAACAGAATTAAATCACCTATCATGATTAATAAGATCATTGATTTTTCAATCAATAATAAATTTATCATTGGGTTGTGTACGCTGGTACTTATTGCCGCAGGAGCCTGGAGTATGACACAGGTTCCCCTGGACGCGCAACCCGATATTACAAATAACCAGGTACAGGTTATCACTCAGGCGCCCAACCTCGGCACCGAAGACATTGAACAATTTGTCACTTATCCCGTGGAAATTGCCATGAGCAACCTTCCGGGTGTTCAGGAAATACGCTCGGTTTCACGGTTTGGCCTTTCCGTGGTTACCATCGTTTTTGAAGATGACCTGGGCACCTATCTTCCGCGGCAACTGGTAGCCGAACAGCTCAACCAGGTGCAGGAAGAAATTCCGGAAGGCTTCGGAAAACCTTCAATGGGCCCAATTTCTACCGGGCTGGGAGAAATCTACCAGTACACGCTGGAAGTAGATGAGAAACACCAAAACCAATATTCCGCAACCGAACTTCGAAGCATTCAGGATTGGATCGTACGCCGACAAATGGCCATGGTGCCCGGTGTCGTTGAAGTAAACGGTGTGGGCGGAAAGATCAAACAATATGAAATTGCCGTCGACCCCGATGAATTGAAAGCGATTGGCCTGAGCATCTCAGATATTTTTGCCGCTCTATCCAATAACAATCAGAACACGGGTGGCGCTTATATTGAAAAAAACCATCAGGCGAATTTTATTCGTGGAGAAGGTCTTGCCAGAAACCTGGATGACCTGCGCAATATTGTGGTGGCTAATTCCGGAGGAATTCCTATCACAATCAATGATGTGGCCGATGTTCGCTACGGAAGCGCGGTGCGATATGGGGCGCTGACCAAAAATGGAAAAGGAGAAGCAGTGGGTGGCATGGTGATGATGCTGAAGGGAGCGAACTCGAACGAGGTGATCGAAAATGTCAAGTCACGCGTCGCGCAGATCGAAAAATCCCTTCCGGAAGGAATCAGCATCAAGCCATTTTTAGACCGCAGTGAACTTATTTCCAAAACCACTTCCACCGTCAAAGGCAACCTGGTGGAAGGAGGGCTAATCGTTATTTTCGTTCTGGTTCTATTGCTGGGAAACTGGCGAGGCGGCCTTATTGTGGCCTCCACCATCCCATTATCGCTGCTCTTTGCTTTCATTCTGATGAAGATCTTTGGCGTTTGGGCTAATTTGATGAGCCTGGGAGCTATTGATTTCGGGATCATTGTGGATGGGGCGGTGATCATAGTAGAAAGTACTGTTTTCATTCTTTATGAAAGACTGAAGAGCAAACCAGCCATCAATCAGACTGAAATGAATGAGATCGCGGCCACATCTTCAAAAAAAATGATGAATTCCGCGTTTTTTGGCCAGCTCATCATCCTCATAGTCTTTTTGCCAATTTTAGCACTACAGGGCGTGGAAGGCAAAATGTTCCGGCCAATGGCATTAACCTTTATTTTTGCCATGCTGGGCGCTATGGTATTATGCCTCACCTATGTTCCCATGATTTCCTCTCTATTCCTGAAACCGAAGGCGAAAATGGGAAAAAACTGGGGAGATCGTTTTGTAGACTGGATCAAACGGAAATACGAACCTCTGCTTGAAAAAGCCCTGAATAAGGCAAAGATTATCATGGTGGTGACCATTGCCTTGCTGGCAACTGCCGTGTTCCTTTTCAGCAGGATGGGCGGCGAATTCATTCCGCAGCTGGACGAGGGTGATATTGCCTTCCACGTGATTTTGCAACCTGGCAGTTCTTTGAAGGAAGGCGTACAAACCTCCACCAAAATCGAAAAAATGCTGCTGAAGGAATTTCCGGAGATTCAACAGGTAATTACCCGTTTTGGAGTATCTGAGGTTCCCACGGATCCCATGCCCATGGACATCGGTGATAGTTTTATCATTTTGAAAGATGCTTCTGAATGGACTTCCGCAGATACTAAGGATGAGCTGATTGAAAAGATCAAAGAAAAGCTTAGTGCGGTTCCCGGCGTGAGCTATGAATTCACTCAACCTGTGGAGATGCGTTTCAACGAACTGTTAACCGGTGTTCGGGAAGATATTGCGATCAAGGTCTATGGAGAAGACCTCGAGATTCTGGCTGAAAAGGCGCAAAATATCAGCAATCTCATTAAAGATATCGATGGCGTGGCTGATATGAAAGTGGAGGCTACCACTGGTCTTCCGCAAATTACGGTACAATATGATCGCTCGAAACTTGCGCAATATGGTCTGCAGATCAACGATTTGAACCAGCAACTGGAATCGGCTTTTGCCGGCGGTAAAGCCGGGGTGATCTTTGAAGGCGAAAAACGTTTTGACCTGGTTGTTCGCCTTCAGGAAAAAAATAGAACCGACATTGCAAATATCAAAAACCTTTTCTTAAGCCTTCCATCTGGGCAACAGGTTCCGTTCCAGGAAGTGGCAAACATCAGTTACCAGCCGGGTCCCATGCAGATTAGCCGGGATAATACCAACCGGCGCACTTACGTGGGAGTGAACATCCGGAATCGGGATGTCAAATCTGTTGTGCAGGATATCGAGGCAAAACTGGATGCTGAGCTTCAGCTTCCGGCAGGATATTATATTCGGTATGGCGGTGCATTTGAAAATTTCGAAAGAGCGCGTAAACGCCTTCAAATGGTTGTTCCGGTGGCACTGCTGCTCATTTTTATTTTGATCTATTTCGCCCTCAAATCCTTTAGGCAAACCACGATGATCTATATCGCCATCCCGCTGGCGGCCATTGGCGGCGTTATTTCCCTGTGGCTTCGGGATATGCCATTCAGTATCTCGGCCGGCGTGGGCTTCATTGTATTGTTTGGAGTGGCTGTTTTGAACGG contains the following coding sequences:
- a CDS encoding DUF6660 family protein, giving the protein MKLLAILLSIYLVGLSLMPCEDSIATNDQTPEIHQVDGQDHSSSQPDDCTPFCQCHCCHVHITQAQPQELSLATTEISRKIPEKNYRLGDDLPRAFFQPPRV
- a CDS encoding response regulator transcription factor, producing the protein MENYQKEIADYWQKVYSKKIGEYRPFEVSDEFKRFASIFALGNSYMYIVNMHNFALEYVSDSVSQFVKKDIKDLTLQDLLLSVVPEELVVISHKSKVVSDFYTRFLPKEEVMNYKNIFSYRMNDASGQLRTMLYQAFPLSVAENGTPENVFCIHTDVTHLKVGSTNSVSFIHMTGGKSYFNIDTTKGSFEMDNHGAADFSEMITEREKQIVIRFSRGLNAEQIAEELNLSPHTVKTHRRNVLSKSGCTNTTELVAKCLTSGIISPSLN
- a CDS encoding CusA/CzcA family heavy metal efflux RND transporter — its product is MINKIIDFSINNKFIIGLCTLVLIAAGAWSMTQVPLDAQPDITNNQVQVITQAPNLGTEDIEQFVTYPVEIAMSNLPGVQEIRSVSRFGLSVVTIVFEDDLGTYLPRQLVAEQLNQVQEEIPEGFGKPSMGPISTGLGEIYQYTLEVDEKHQNQYSATELRSIQDWIVRRQMAMVPGVVEVNGVGGKIKQYEIAVDPDELKAIGLSISDIFAALSNNNQNTGGAYIEKNHQANFIRGEGLARNLDDLRNIVVANSGGIPITINDVADVRYGSAVRYGALTKNGKGEAVGGMVMMLKGANSNEVIENVKSRVAQIEKSLPEGISIKPFLDRSELISKTTSTVKGNLVEGGLIVIFVLVLLLGNWRGGLIVASTIPLSLLFAFILMKIFGVWANLMSLGAIDFGIIVDGAVIIVESTVFILYERLKSKPAINQTEMNEIAATSSKKMMNSAFFGQLIILIVFLPILALQGVEGKMFRPMALTFIFAMLGAMVLCLTYVPMISSLFLKPKAKMGKNWGDRFVDWIKRKYEPLLEKALNKAKIIMVVTIALLATAVFLFSRMGGEFIPQLDEGDIAFHVILQPGSSLKEGVQTSTKIEKMLLKEFPEIQQVITRFGVSEVPTDPMPMDIGDSFIILKDASEWTSADTKDELIEKIKEKLSAVPGVSYEFTQPVEMRFNELLTGVREDIAIKVYGEDLEILAEKAQNISNLIKDIDGVADMKVEATTGLPQITVQYDRSKLAQYGLQINDLNQQLESAFAGGKAGVIFEGEKRFDLVVRLQEKNRTDIANIKNLFLSLPSGQQVPFQEVANISYQPGPMQISRDNTNRRTYVGVNIRNRDVKSVVQDIEAKLDAELQLPAGYYIRYGGAFENFERARKRLQMVVPVALLLIFILIYFALKSFRQTTMIYIAIPLAAIGGVISLWLRDMPFSISAGVGFIVLFGVAVLNGLVLISSFNELKEEGMTDLRKRISLGTSRRIRPILLTALTDVLGFLPMAVSSSAGAEVQRPLATVVIGGLITSTLLTLFILPILYRWTENRRNLRIQKPILSIFVIAFGLIGLKTNAQEGNTSEVISKEQAVEIALNNYPKLKNAQRRISQQKAMQGAAWDLGKTTVFTSGEEISEAGGTYTTYGIQQQGMDLLGIPAKKRFYQDQVKLTEKQLEVSELEVATEVKKAWSMAQIAKKRLELFQRLDSLYGQLERAVNLRYETEAISRLEMLAAKNRIQEIEIQKKQARNDYLQFRQKLQVWLGSDFKVPSQTEISEELLGQNFPELANDHPNLLVSEERLEVASSRIAKERSRFLPDLNLQYGKQQINGNDRFFSFQAGLSIPLFSGEAHAQVKTARIEQEIAKENMHFQQLQLKSSYLAAIQNYEKWKSSWSFYQDEVLPLLTEQRKGSLLAFNEGAIGYTELIQNLDNALQSELRALDALKNYQLAIADIEFFLNKK